GATAAATTAAGGAATTTATTTCATCCTATCTATCAAGATTTTTCAATATCTCTTCGTAACGCTCAGTCCCCAGGTCGCTGGTTTCCCCTTTATTACAGAAAACCAACCCGGCTAACTTCTGATTCGGACGTTCCACAATCAGCTTGCCCTTCATTAGCTTGGACTCTAAAACACCAAGCGCTTCTAGAAATCTCGGGTCTTTCTTTGCCTTATCATAAAAAGACAGCACATAGACATAGAAGAAAAGGTTGTAATTGAAGAAAGGGTACGCCACTTGCATGAATAGGGTGCCGATTCCATAGTGGCAAGGTCCGAGAGGGGCACGGGTTTCCCAATGATCGAGCAAGAATTCTACCGTTTTGTCGAGAGAATCATGGGTATTGCGAAAAGGTGTAAATCGGAAGGCATCCAAAGCCGCCAGCGTGGGGCCGGGATTGGAGAATTCTGTTTCCGGGCCTCTTCCGAAGCTAAACTTATTACAACGCCAGCCGCCATCGCGATGCTGAATTTCCAAGAGGTGCTCAAAGGTTCTCTTGAGCCTGCTATCCGAAGCATAACCCAAATGACAAAGCGTTCGGGCGGCGTGAATGGTATGGCAAGGATATATTGCGCCTTGCGGGGACAGCTTAAATCGCCCGTCTTCCCGCCACGCACTGAAGATCAGCTCGGCAGTCTCTTTCAATACCGGTTCGGAACGGTCCATTCCCAGGTCTGACAGCATCAATGCGCAATCGAGGGTGGTAAATGGGCTTCCTTTCATGAGTCGCCGGTCGGGAGTGGCCCAATAATCAGCACCATTGTCATGGCGTTTTGCCAAAATCGCTTCCACATCGGATTGATACTGCTTTGCGATGGCCATTGCTATCGAACCCCTTTATCTTGCTTGTAGCTACTTTCTTCCCTTCTTCTCCAGCGCCACCTGGCAACGATTTTTCTGCAAAATGACCTTTACCACGTCCAATACCAACCGCTGATCCTCGGATTCCATCCGATCCACTTCCACCATGGCTTCAAATACTTCCGGATTGCGGACCGGGAGCGCGGCCGTTTGCTCTTCTCGCTCGGAGACCAGATATTCAATGGGCACTTGAAAGAAGTCGGCCAATTTGCGGAAGGTTTCCATGGAAGGTCTGACGCCCGATTCGACTTTGGCGATATAGTTCTCCGAGAGACCGAGCAACCTACTTAACTCCGACTGAGTCAGGTTTTGTTCCTTCCGGAGCTTTTTTAACTTGGCGCCCAAGACGTTTTGCGGCATAAAAAGATCCTTTCACAAAAACATACTTATTATTAGTATAAAATAATGGAATGTTATTGACTTATATATAAATTATTA
Above is a genomic segment from Hydrogenispora ethanolica containing:
- a CDS encoding prenyltransferase, with the protein product MAIAKQYQSDVEAILAKRHDNGADYWATPDRRLMKGSPFTTLDCALMLSDLGMDRSEPVLKETAELIFSAWREDGRFKLSPQGAIYPCHTIHAARTLCHLGYASDSRLKRTFEHLLEIQHRDGGWRCNKFSFGRGPETEFSNPGPTLAALDAFRFTPFRNTHDSLDKTVEFLLDHWETRAPLGPCHYGIGTLFMQVAYPFFNYNLFFYVYVLSFYDKAKKDPRFLEALGVLESKLMKGKLIVERPNQKLAGLVFCNKGETSDLGTERYEEILKNLDR
- a CDS encoding helix-turn-helix domain-containing protein, coding for MPQNVLGAKLKKLRKEQNLTQSELSRLLGLSENYIAKVESGVRPSMETFRKLADFFQVPIEYLVSEREEQTAALPVRNPEVFEAMVEVDRMESEDQRLVLDVVKVILQKNRCQVALEKKGRK